One Coccinella septempunctata chromosome 8, icCocSept1.1, whole genome shotgun sequence genomic window carries:
- the LOC123318439 gene encoding MICOS complex subunit MIC13 homolog QIL1 isoform X1, which yields MGLIRFAVKVGLAGSAVYYMKKEGVWNDSEVSLKALDRLKEASKPHFDQLKEQVPLDLQLPKLPETEQMHQMVGVYWNRGVIATFNFLQNLPTHVSNWTDKGLDIALKNDEIKKFVDNLKLSETPKQQ from the exons ATGGGACTCATCAG GTTCGCCGTCAAAGTTGGTTTAGCTGGAAGCGCCGTTTATTACATGAAAAAAGAAGGAGTATGGAATGATAGCGAGGTGTCTTTGAAAGCTCTGGATAGGTTGAAAGAAGCTTCGAAACCTCACTTCGATCAGCTCAAAGAGCAAGTCCCCTTAGAT TTACAGTTACCGAAGTTGCCTGAAACTGAACAAATGCATCAAATGGTTGGAGTCTATTGGAATAGAGGAGTAATCGCCACATTCAACTTCTTGCAGAATCTTCCAACTCATGTTTCAAATTGGACTGATAAAGGATTAGATATTGCTCTCAAGAacgatgaaataaaaaaattcgttgATAATTTAAAACTAAGTGAAACTCCCAAACAGCAGTAG
- the LOC123318439 gene encoding MICOS complex subunit MIC13 homolog QIL1 isoform X2, producing MKKEGVWNDSEVSLKALDRLKEASKPHFDQLKEQVPLDLQLPKLPETEQMHQMVGVYWNRGVIATFNFLQNLPTHVSNWTDKGLDIALKNDEIKKFVDNLKLSETPKQQ from the exons ATGAAAAAAGAAGGAGTATGGAATGATAGCGAGGTGTCTTTGAAAGCTCTGGATAGGTTGAAAGAAGCTTCGAAACCTCACTTCGATCAGCTCAAAGAGCAAGTCCCCTTAGAT TTACAGTTACCGAAGTTGCCTGAAACTGAACAAATGCATCAAATGGTTGGAGTCTATTGGAATAGAGGAGTAATCGCCACATTCAACTTCTTGCAGAATCTTCCAACTCATGTTTCAAATTGGACTGATAAAGGATTAGATATTGCTCTCAAGAacgatgaaataaaaaaattcgttgATAATTTAAAACTAAGTGAAACTCCCAAACAGCAGTAG